DNA from Krasilnikovia cinnamomea:
CGCCGTCGTTTCCGGGTGCGGGCGCCCGGCGTGTCCCGCGGTGGCGGGTGGCGGGTGCTTTGGCAGCATGGGCGCATGTCTCTGGTACCGCGGCAGGCGGGTGGGCTCGCGCGGGGGGGCGGCGCGGAGCAGGTCACGGAGGCGTGGCTGGCGAACCGGCGGTTGTCGGAGCACACGCGGGCGGCGTACCGGCGGGATGTGGCGGGGTGGCTGGGGTGGTGTGCGGCCCGGGAGTTGGATCCGCTGCGGGCGTCCTTTCTGGAGGTGAACGCGTACGCCCGGGAGGTGGAGTCGCGGGTGGATCCGCGTTCGGGGCGGCGGTTGTCGGCGGCCACGGTGGCCCGCAAGTTGTCCGGCGTGTCGAGCTGGTACGACTTTCTGGTGAAGGTGGGGGCGGTGCAGGCGAACCCGGTCGGGGGAGCGGATCGCCCGTACGTGTCGCGGGACCATTCGGCGACGGTGGGGTTGTCGGCCGAGCAGGTGGACGCGGTGCTGGCGGCGGCTGAGGCGGAGCAGGGCGCGGCGGCGGTGCGGCACCGGGCGATGGTGACGGTGCTGGCGGAGCTGGGGCTGCGGGTGGGTGAGCTGGTCGGCCTGGACGTGGGGGATGTGGGTGCCGAGCGGGGGCATCGCACCGTGCGGTTCGTCGGCAAGGGTGGGCGGCCGCGGCGGCGGGTGTTGACGCCGGGTGCGGCGGCGGCGCTGGACGCGTATCTGGCCGTGCGGCCGGCGGGTGCGCAGGGGCCGCTGTTCGTGACGGCCTCGGGTGCGCGGGTGGATCGGCATGCGGTGTTCCGGCTGGTGCGGCGGCTGGCCCGGGCGGCGGGTGTGGACGGGTGGGAGCGGTTGTCGCCGCATTCGCTGCGGCACGCGTTCGCGACCTCGGCGCGCGCGGAGGGGGTGCCGTTGGAGGATGTGCAGGACGCGCTGGGACACGCGGATCCGCGGACCACCCGTCGGTATGACCGGGACCGCCACAACCTGGACCGGGACCCGGCGTACACGTTGGCGGCCGCGCGGGTCCGCCGCGCCGGGCTTTGACCGACCCCCTATTCTCGACCGGTTGCCGGTCGGTTCAGGGGACGGGGTTGGGTTGAACATCTTCGAAGCGGTGCTGCTCGGTGCGATCGAGGGCATCACCGAGTTCCTGCCCATCTCGAGTACGGGCCACCTGACGATCGTGGAGAAGTTGCTGGGTTACCAGCTGGACGATCCGGACATCGTGGCGTTCACGGCGATCATCCAGTCGGGTGCGGTGCTGGCGACGACGATCTTCCTGCGGCGTGACATCGCACGGATCGTGCCGGCGTGGTTTCGGGGTGTGTTCAGTAAGGATCGGCGTGACGACGCGGACTACCGGTTCGGGTGGGCGGTGATCCTGGGGTCGATCCCGATCATCCTGGTGGGTTTCGCGTTCAAGGACACGATCGAGACGACGTTGCGCAGCCTGTGGTTCGTGGCGGCGTCACTGATCCTGTTCAGCGCGGTGATGGCGTTCGCGGATCGCGCGGCGACGCAGGTGCGCCACGAGGACGACGTGACCTGGAAGGACACGCTGATCATCGGGGTGACGCAGTGTCTGGCGCTGGTTCCGGGGGTGTCGCGGTCGGGGGCGACGATGTGCGCGGGTCTGCTGCGCGACTTCGACCGGGTGACGGTGACGAAGTTGTCGTTCTTCCTGTCGATTCCGGCGTTGCTGGGGGCGACGGTGCTGCAGACGGTGAAGGAGGCGGGGAACATCTCCGCCGGGGTGGGCTGGGGGCCCACGATCGTCGCGACTCTCACGAGTTTCGTGGTGGGTTACGCGGCGGTGGCGTGGCTGCTGAAGTTCATCTCGAAGCATTCGTACAGCATTTTCATCGCGTACCGGCTGGTGCTGGGGGCGCTGCTGATGGTGCTGTTGGCGACGGGCGCGATCGAGGCGAAGTGACCCGATGATCTCGGCGGCGGTCAGCCGTGGGGTGGGGTGCGGTGGCCGTGGACCGTGTGGCGGCCCAGGCGGATCATCAGGTATGGGTGGTTGAGGTCCGGCATGGCGTGGCGTAGGGTCTCGCGGGCTCGGGTCTGCTCGATCGGTGCGCTGAACGGCAGTACCGACACGCTGAGCTGGGTGGCGACCAGCCAGCCCGCGGAGAGCGCCTCGCCGGCGCGCAGCCAGTCGATGTCGTGATCGCCGCGGCCGTGCAGTACGGCGAAGGTGGCCGCCCGGTCGTGTTCTCCGTGCCGGGTGGGCAGGCGCATCTGGTCGGCGGCGCCCGCGATCCGGCCATCGCCGGTCCACAGTGCGAGTTGTTCGTGCCATTGCGCCTCGGCGGGTTCGACGTGCTCTGCGTGGGCGGCCGCCACCGCGAGCCCGAGAATCTCGTCCGGGCGCATAGTGTGCAGGCTGATGTCATGCGAGGTAAATGCCTGGCTGATGGTCCGCAGGTCCGATGGCTCGATCGGGTCGCCGGTGACCGGGCGCAGGTCGGTGTGC
Protein-coding regions in this window:
- a CDS encoding tyrosine-type recombinase/integrase — translated: MSLVPRQAGGLARGGGAEQVTEAWLANRRLSEHTRAAYRRDVAGWLGWCAARELDPLRASFLEVNAYAREVESRVDPRSGRRLSAATVARKLSGVSSWYDFLVKVGAVQANPVGGADRPYVSRDHSATVGLSAEQVDAVLAAAEAEQGAAAVRHRAMVTVLAELGLRVGELVGLDVGDVGAERGHRTVRFVGKGGRPRRRVLTPGAAAALDAYLAVRPAGAQGPLFVTASGARVDRHAVFRLVRRLARAAGVDGWERLSPHSLRHAFATSARAEGVPLEDVQDALGHADPRTTRRYDRDRHNLDRDPAYTLAAARVRRAGL
- a CDS encoding undecaprenyl-diphosphate phosphatase, with the translated sequence MTGTATTWTGTRRTRWRPRGSAAPGFDRPPILDRLPVGSGDGVGLNIFEAVLLGAIEGITEFLPISSTGHLTIVEKLLGYQLDDPDIVAFTAIIQSGAVLATTIFLRRDIARIVPAWFRGVFSKDRRDDADYRFGWAVILGSIPIILVGFAFKDTIETTLRSLWFVAASLILFSAVMAFADRAATQVRHEDDVTWKDTLIIGVTQCLALVPGVSRSGATMCAGLLRDFDRVTVTKLSFFLSIPALLGATVLQTVKEAGNISAGVGWGPTIVATLTSFVVGYAAVAWLLKFISKHSYSIFIAYRLVLGALLMVLLATGAIEAK
- a CDS encoding nitroreductase, with the protein product MTEALYRAAVAAGHAPSAHNTQPWRWRLTSDGMDLFLDPARMIGVNDPTGHLAMISCGAALHHARLTLAARGWRVTVHRQPESAPPEHVAHLHIDESAPVSPGTARLARTIRQRHTDLRPVTGDPIEPSDLRTISQAFTSHDISLHTMRPDEILGLAVAAAHAEHVEPAEAQWHEQLALWTGDGRIAGAADQMRLPTRHGEHDRAATFAVLHGRGDHDIDWLRAGEALSAGWLVATQLSVSVLPFSAPIEQTRARETLRHAMPDLNHPYLMIRLGRHTVHGHRTPPHG